The Ovis aries strain OAR_USU_Benz2616 breed Rambouillet chromosome 11, ARS-UI_Ramb_v3.0, whole genome shotgun sequence genome window below encodes:
- the TMEM94 gene encoding transmembrane protein 94 isoform X5, with product MLFKRAELWTAPQGKGGKGEPPLALGLSTRKALSILKEQLEAVLDGHLKERKKCLTWKEMWRSSFLHHGNRCSCFHWPGASLMLLAALLLLACCGGQPAGSRGVELGNACALFLLLLLNLILTGRQDRLKRREVERRLRGVIGQIQDALRDGKEVKWPDAMYPDLHMPFAPSWSLHWAYRDGHLVNLPVSLLVEGDIIALRPGQESFASLRGIKDDEHIVLEPGDLFPPFSPPPSPRGEVKKGPQNPQQHRLFRVLETPVIDNIRWCLDMALSRPVTALDNERFTVQSVMLRYAVPVVLASFLITNALRFMLNAPGVTTWQYTLLQLQVNGVLPILPLLFPVLWVLATACGEARVLAQMSKASPSSLLAKFSEDTLSSYTEAVSPQEMLRCIWGHFLRVIQGTSPTLSHSSSLLHSLGSVTVLCCVDKQGILSWPNPSPETVLFFSGKVEPPHSSHEDLTDDLSTRSFCHPEVEEEPHERDALLAGSLNVPLHLSNEQERSGNWPGDGPKAPEPHPHHRAHSRSKHLSGSSVSFSRDTEGGEDDDPCKTQHRLEGEPYEAEDFVCDYHLEMLSLSQDQQNPSCIQFDDSNWQLHLTSLKPLGLNVLLNLCDASVTERLCRFSDHLCNVALQESRSAVLPVRVPWGLCELARLIGFTPGAKELFTQGNHLALYRLPSAETMKETSLGRLSCVTKRRPPLSHMISLFIKDTTTSTEQMLSHGTADVVLEACTDFWDGADIYPLSGSDRKKVLDFYQRACLSGYCSAFAYKPMSCALSSQLNGKCIELVQAPGQNSIFTTCELPSTIPIKLSARRGSWSSDEGIGEVLEKEDCMQALSGQIFMGMVSSQYQARLDIVRLIDGLVNACIRFVYFSLEDELKSKVFAEKMGLETGWNCHISLTPNGDMPGSEIPPSSPSHAGSLHDDLNQASRDDAEGLLLMEEEGHSDLISFQPTDSDLPSFLEDCNRAKLPRGIHQVRPHLQNIDNVPLLVPLFTDCTPETMCEMIKIMQEYGEVTCCLGSSANLRNSCLFLQSDVSIALDPLYPSRCSWETFGYATSTSMAQASDGLSPLQLSGQLNSLPCSLTFRQEETISIIRLIEQARHATYGIRKCFLFLLQCQLTLVVIQFLSCLVQLPPILSTTDILWLSCFCYPLLSISLLGKPPHSSIMSMATGKNLQSIPKKTQHYFLLCFLLKFSLTISSCLICFAFTLQSFCDRSRARNLTNCSSIMLPSHADAAPAWFRDFANGLLSAQKLAAALIVLHTVFISITHVHRTKPLWRKSPLTNLWWAVTVPVVLLGQVAQTAVDLQLWTHRDSRVHFGLEDVPLLTWLLGCLSLVLVVVTNEVVKLHEIRVRVRYQKRQKLQFETKLGMNSPF from the exons CCGCGGGGTGGAGCTGGGGAACGCCTGCGCGCTCTTCCTCCTGCTGCTCCTCAACCTCATCCTCACTGGGCGGCAAGACCGGCTGAAGCGTCGGGAGGTAGAACGGAGACTACGGGGCGTCATTGGCCAAATCCAAG ATGCCCTCAGGGATGGCAAGGAGGTCAAGTGGCCAGATGCCATGTACCCAGACCTCCACATGCCGTTCGCACCATCCTGGTCTCTGCACTGGGCCTATAGAGATGGACATCTCGTCAACCTGCCGGTCAGCCTGCTGGTGGAAGGAGACATCATAGCTCTGAGGCCGGGCCAGGAATCCTTTGCTTCCCTGCGGGGCATCAAG GACGACGAGCACATCGTCTTGGAGCCGGGAGACCTGTTCCCCCCTTTCTCGCCGCCCCCGTCCCCCCGGGGAGAAGTGAAGAAAGGGCCGCAGAACCCCCAGCAGCACCGGCTCTTCCGTGTCCTTGAGACCCCCGTGATCGACAACATCAG GTGGTGCCTGGACATGGCCCTGTCCCGCCCGGTGACCGCTCTGGACAACGAGAGGTTCACGGTGCAGTCGGTGATGCTGCGCTACGCGGTGCCCGTGGTCCTG GCCAGCTTCCTCATCACCAATGCCCTGCGCTTCATGCTGAATGCCCCGGGTGTCACCACCTGGCAATATACCCTCCTCCAGCTGCAG GTGAATGGCGTCCTGCCCATCCTCCCCCTGCTCTTCCCGGTCCTCTGGGTCCTGGCAACCGCCTGTGGAGAAGCCCGTGTCCTGGCCCAGATGAGCAAGgcctcccccagctccctg CTGGCCAAGTTCTCAGAGGACACTCTCAGCAGCTATACAGAAGCCGTGTCCCCTCAG GAGATGCTGCGCTGCATTTGGGGCCACTTCCTGCGGGTGATCCAGGGGACGTCGCCCACACTGAGCCACAGCTCCAGCCTGCTGCACAGCCTGGGCTCCGTCACG GTCCTGTGCTGTGTGGACAAACAGGGGATCCTGTCGTGGCCCAACCCTAGCCCGGAGACCGTGCTGTTCTTCAGCGGGAAGGTGGAGCCCCCACACAGCAGCCACGAGGACCTCACGGACGACCTGTCCACCCGCTCCTTCTGCCATCccgaggtggaggaggag CCCCACGAACGCGACGCCCTCCTGGCCGGCTCCCTGAACGTCCCCCTGCACCTTTCCAATGAGCAGGAGCGCAGCGGCAACTGGCCAGGCGACGGTCCCAAGGCGCCCGAGCCCCACCCTCACCACCGGGCACACAGCCGCAGCAAACACCTGTCTGGCTCCAGCGTGAGCTTCAGCAGGGACACTGAAGGCGGCGAAGATGACGACCCCTGCAAG ACCCAGCACAGGCTGGAGGGGGAGCCCTACGAAGCCGAGGACTTCGTGTGTGACTACCACCTGGAGATGCTCAGCCTGTCCCAGGACCAGCAGAACCCCTCCTGCATCCAGTTCGATGACTCCAACTGGCAGCTGCACCTCACCTCGCTCAAGCCGCTGGGCCTCAATGTGCTGCTGAACCTGTGCGACGCCAGCGTCACTGAGCGGCTCTGCCGGTTCTCAGACCACCTGTGCAACGTCGCCCTGCAGGAGAGCCGCAGCGCTGTGTTGCCCGTGCGCGTGCCCTGGGGCCTCTGCGAGCTCGCCCGCCTCATCG GCTTCACTCCCGGGGCCAAGGAGCTCTTCACGCAGGGGAACCACCTCGCACTCTACCGTCTCCCCAGTGCTGAGACCATGAAGGAGACCTCGCTGGGGAGGCTGTCCTGCGTCACCAAGCGGCGGCCCCCACTCAGCCACATGATCAGCCTCTTCATCAAGGACACCACCACCA GCACAGAGCAGATGCTGTCCCACGGCACAGCCGACGTGGTCTTGGAGGCCTGCACAGACTTCTGGGACGGAGCTGACATCTACCCTCTTTCGGGTTCCGATAG AAAGAAAGTGCTGGATTTCTACCAGCGAGCCTGTCTGTCTGGTTACTGCTCTGCCTTCGCCTACAAGCCCATGAGCTGTGCCCTGTCCTCCCAGCTCAATGGCAAGTGCATCGAGCTGGTGCAGGCGCCCGGCCAGAACAGCATCTTCACCACGTGTGAGCTGCCCAGCACCATTCCCATCAAGCTGAGCGCCCGCCGCGGCAGCTGGAGCTCAGACG AAGGGATCGGggaggtgctggagaaggaagACTGCATGCAGGCCCTGAGCGGCCAGATCTTCATGGGCATGGTGTCCTCCCAGTACCAGGCCCGCCTGGACATTGTGCGCCTCATCGACGGGCTGGTCAACGCCTGCATCCGCTTCGTCTACTTCTCGTTGGAGGATGAGCTCAAAAGCAAG GTGTTTGCGGAGAAGATGGGCCTGGAGACGGGCTGGAATTGCCACATCTCCCTCACGCCCAATGGTGACATGCCCGGCTCCGAGATCcccccctccagccccagccacGCTGGCTCCCTGCATGATGACCTGAACCAGG CGTCCCGAGACGACGCGGAAGGACTCCTTCTAATGGAGGAGGAGGGTCACTCGGACCTCATTAGCTTCCAGCCCACGGACAGCGACCTCCCCAGCTTCCTGGAAGACTGCAATCGG GCCAAGCTGCCCCGGGGCATCCACCAGGTGCGGCCCCACCTGCAGAACATCGACAACGTGCCCCTGCTGGTGCCCCTGTTCACCGACTGCACCCCCGAGA CCATGTGTGAGATGATCAAGATCATGCAGGAGTACGGGGAGGTGACCTGCTGCCTGGGCAGCTCCGCCAACCTGCGGAACAGCTGCCTCTTCCTCCAGAGCGATGTCAG CATCGCCCTGGACCCCCTGTACCCATCCCGCTGCTCCTGGGAGACCTTCGGCTACGCCACCAGCACCAGCATGGCCCAGGCTTCGGATGGCCTTTCCCCTCTGCAGCTCTCAGGGCAGCTCAACAGCCTGCCCTGCTCGCTGACCTTCCGCCAGGAGGAAACCATCAGCATCATCCGGCTCATCGAGCAG GCCCGGCACGCCACCTACGGCATCCGCAAGTGCTTCCTCTTCCTGCTGCAGTGCCAGCTGACGCTTGTGGTCATCCAG TTCCTCTCTTGCCTCGTCCAGCTGCCGCCAATCCTGAGCACCACCGACATCCTGTGGCTGTCCTGTTTTTGCTACCCTCTGCTCAG CATCTCTCTGCTGGGAAAGCCCCCACATAGCTCCATCATGTCTATGGCAACGGGGAAGAACCTTCAGTCCATTCCTAAGAAG ACCCAGCACTACTTCCTGCTGTGCTTCTTGCTGAAGTTCAGCCTCACCATCAGCTCGTGCCTCATCTGCTTTGCCTTCACACTGCAGAGCTTTTGCGACAGGTCCCGGGCCCGCAACCTCACCAACTGCTCCTCCATCATGCTGCCCAG CCACGCCGACGCAGCCCCAGCCTGGTTTCGTGACTTCGCCAACGGGCTGCTGTCGGCTCAGAAACTCGCCGCTGCCCTGATTGTCCTACACACTG TCTTCATCTCCATCACCCACGTGCACCGCACCAAGCCCCTGTGGAGGAAGAGCCCCCTGACGAACCTGTGGTGGGCCGTGACCGTGCCTGTGGT GCTGCTGGGGCAGGTGGCCCAGACGGCAGTGGACCTGCAGCTGTGGACACACAGGGACAGCCGTGTCCACTTCGGCCTGGAGGACGTGCCTCTGCTGACGTGGCTCCTGGGTTGCCTGTCCCTGGTCCTCGTGGTGGTCACCAATGAGGTCGTGAAGCTGCATGAGATCCG GGTCCGCGTCCGCTACCAGAAGCGACAGAAGCTGCAGTTTGAAACTAAGCTGGGCATGAACTCTCCCTTCTGA
- the TMEM94 gene encoding transmembrane protein 94 isoform X8 — MLFKRAELWTAPQGKGGKGEPPLALGLSTRKALSILKEQLEAVLDGHLKERKKCLTWKEMWRSSFLHHGNRCSCFHWPGASLMLLAALLLLACCGGQPAGSRGVELGNACALFLLLLLNLILTGRQDRLKRREVERRLRGVIGQIQDALRDGKEVKWPDAMYPDLHMPFAPSWSLHWAYRDGHLVNLPVSLLVEGDIIALRPGQESFASLRGIKDDEHIVLEPGDLFPPFSPPPSPRGEVKKGPQNPQQHRLFRVLETPVIDNIRWCLDMALSRPVTALDNERFTVQSVMLRYAVPVVLASFLITNALRFMLNAPGVTTWQYTLLQLQVNGVLPILPLLFPVLWVLATACGEARVLAQMSKASPSSLLAKFSEDTLSSYTEAVSPQEMLRCIWGHFLRVIQGTSPTLSHSSSLLHSLGSVTVLCCVDKQGILSWPNPSPETVLFFSGKVEPPHSSHEDLTDDLSTRSFCHPEVEEEPHERDALLAGSLNVPLHLSNEQERSGNWPGDGPKAPEPHPHHRAHSRSKHLSGSSVSFSRDTEGGEDDDPCKTQHRLEGEPYEAEDFVCDYHLEMLSLSQDQQNPSCIQFDDSNWQLHLTSLKPLGLNVLLNLCDASVTERLCRFSDHLCNVALQESRSAVLPVRVPWGLCELARLIGFTPGAKELFTQGNHLALYRLPSAETMKETSLGRLSCVTKRRPPLSHMISLFIKDTTTSTEQMLSHGTADVVLEACTDFWDGADIYPLSGSDRKKVLDFYQRACLSGYCSAFAYKPMSCALSSQLNGKCIELVQAPGQNSIFTTCELPSTIPIKLSARRGSWSSDGIGEVLEKEDCMQALSGQIFMGMVSSQYQARLDIVRLIDGLVNACIRFVYFSLEDELKSKVFAEKMGLETGWNCHISLTPNGDMPGSEIPPSSPSHAGSLHDDLNQASRDDAEGLLLMEEEGHSDLISFQPTDSDLPSFLEDCNRAKLPRGIHQVRPHLQNIDNVPLLVPLFTDCTPETMCEMIKIMQEYGEVTCCLGSSANLRNSCLFLQSDVSIALDPLYPSRCSWETFGYATSTSMAQASDGLSPLQLSGQLNSLPCSLTFRQEETISIIRLIEQARHATYGIRKCFLFLLQCQLTLVVIQFLSCLVQLPPILSTTDILWLSCFCYPLLSISLLGKPPHSSIMSMATGKNLQSIPKKTQHYFLLCFLLKFSLTISSCLICFAFTLQSFCDRSRARNLTNCSSIMLPSHADAAPAWFRDFANGLLSAQKLAAALIVLHTVFISITHVHRTKPLWRKSPLTNLWWAVTVPVVLLGQVAQTAVDLQLWTHRDSRVHFGLEDVPLLTWLLGCLSLVLVVVTNEVVKLHEIRVRVRYQKRQKLQFETKLGMNSPF, encoded by the exons CCGCGGGGTGGAGCTGGGGAACGCCTGCGCGCTCTTCCTCCTGCTGCTCCTCAACCTCATCCTCACTGGGCGGCAAGACCGGCTGAAGCGTCGGGAGGTAGAACGGAGACTACGGGGCGTCATTGGCCAAATCCAAG ATGCCCTCAGGGATGGCAAGGAGGTCAAGTGGCCAGATGCCATGTACCCAGACCTCCACATGCCGTTCGCACCATCCTGGTCTCTGCACTGGGCCTATAGAGATGGACATCTCGTCAACCTGCCGGTCAGCCTGCTGGTGGAAGGAGACATCATAGCTCTGAGGCCGGGCCAGGAATCCTTTGCTTCCCTGCGGGGCATCAAG GACGACGAGCACATCGTCTTGGAGCCGGGAGACCTGTTCCCCCCTTTCTCGCCGCCCCCGTCCCCCCGGGGAGAAGTGAAGAAAGGGCCGCAGAACCCCCAGCAGCACCGGCTCTTCCGTGTCCTTGAGACCCCCGTGATCGACAACATCAG GTGGTGCCTGGACATGGCCCTGTCCCGCCCGGTGACCGCTCTGGACAACGAGAGGTTCACGGTGCAGTCGGTGATGCTGCGCTACGCGGTGCCCGTGGTCCTG GCCAGCTTCCTCATCACCAATGCCCTGCGCTTCATGCTGAATGCCCCGGGTGTCACCACCTGGCAATATACCCTCCTCCAGCTGCAG GTGAATGGCGTCCTGCCCATCCTCCCCCTGCTCTTCCCGGTCCTCTGGGTCCTGGCAACCGCCTGTGGAGAAGCCCGTGTCCTGGCCCAGATGAGCAAGgcctcccccagctccctg CTGGCCAAGTTCTCAGAGGACACTCTCAGCAGCTATACAGAAGCCGTGTCCCCTCAG GAGATGCTGCGCTGCATTTGGGGCCACTTCCTGCGGGTGATCCAGGGGACGTCGCCCACACTGAGCCACAGCTCCAGCCTGCTGCACAGCCTGGGCTCCGTCACG GTCCTGTGCTGTGTGGACAAACAGGGGATCCTGTCGTGGCCCAACCCTAGCCCGGAGACCGTGCTGTTCTTCAGCGGGAAGGTGGAGCCCCCACACAGCAGCCACGAGGACCTCACGGACGACCTGTCCACCCGCTCCTTCTGCCATCccgaggtggaggaggag CCCCACGAACGCGACGCCCTCCTGGCCGGCTCCCTGAACGTCCCCCTGCACCTTTCCAATGAGCAGGAGCGCAGCGGCAACTGGCCAGGCGACGGTCCCAAGGCGCCCGAGCCCCACCCTCACCACCGGGCACACAGCCGCAGCAAACACCTGTCTGGCTCCAGCGTGAGCTTCAGCAGGGACACTGAAGGCGGCGAAGATGACGACCCCTGCAAG ACCCAGCACAGGCTGGAGGGGGAGCCCTACGAAGCCGAGGACTTCGTGTGTGACTACCACCTGGAGATGCTCAGCCTGTCCCAGGACCAGCAGAACCCCTCCTGCATCCAGTTCGATGACTCCAACTGGCAGCTGCACCTCACCTCGCTCAAGCCGCTGGGCCTCAATGTGCTGCTGAACCTGTGCGACGCCAGCGTCACTGAGCGGCTCTGCCGGTTCTCAGACCACCTGTGCAACGTCGCCCTGCAGGAGAGCCGCAGCGCTGTGTTGCCCGTGCGCGTGCCCTGGGGCCTCTGCGAGCTCGCCCGCCTCATCG GCTTCACTCCCGGGGCCAAGGAGCTCTTCACGCAGGGGAACCACCTCGCACTCTACCGTCTCCCCAGTGCTGAGACCATGAAGGAGACCTCGCTGGGGAGGCTGTCCTGCGTCACCAAGCGGCGGCCCCCACTCAGCCACATGATCAGCCTCTTCATCAAGGACACCACCACCA GCACAGAGCAGATGCTGTCCCACGGCACAGCCGACGTGGTCTTGGAGGCCTGCACAGACTTCTGGGACGGAGCTGACATCTACCCTCTTTCGGGTTCCGATAG AAAGAAAGTGCTGGATTTCTACCAGCGAGCCTGTCTGTCTGGTTACTGCTCTGCCTTCGCCTACAAGCCCATGAGCTGTGCCCTGTCCTCCCAGCTCAATGGCAAGTGCATCGAGCTGGTGCAGGCGCCCGGCCAGAACAGCATCTTCACCACGTGTGAGCTGCCCAGCACCATTCCCATCAAGCTGAGCGCCCGCCGCGGCAGCTGGAGCTCAGACG GGATCGGggaggtgctggagaaggaagACTGCATGCAGGCCCTGAGCGGCCAGATCTTCATGGGCATGGTGTCCTCCCAGTACCAGGCCCGCCTGGACATTGTGCGCCTCATCGACGGGCTGGTCAACGCCTGCATCCGCTTCGTCTACTTCTCGTTGGAGGATGAGCTCAAAAGCAAG GTGTTTGCGGAGAAGATGGGCCTGGAGACGGGCTGGAATTGCCACATCTCCCTCACGCCCAATGGTGACATGCCCGGCTCCGAGATCcccccctccagccccagccacGCTGGCTCCCTGCATGATGACCTGAACCAGG CGTCCCGAGACGACGCGGAAGGACTCCTTCTAATGGAGGAGGAGGGTCACTCGGACCTCATTAGCTTCCAGCCCACGGACAGCGACCTCCCCAGCTTCCTGGAAGACTGCAATCGG GCCAAGCTGCCCCGGGGCATCCACCAGGTGCGGCCCCACCTGCAGAACATCGACAACGTGCCCCTGCTGGTGCCCCTGTTCACCGACTGCACCCCCGAGA CCATGTGTGAGATGATCAAGATCATGCAGGAGTACGGGGAGGTGACCTGCTGCCTGGGCAGCTCCGCCAACCTGCGGAACAGCTGCCTCTTCCTCCAGAGCGATGTCAG CATCGCCCTGGACCCCCTGTACCCATCCCGCTGCTCCTGGGAGACCTTCGGCTACGCCACCAGCACCAGCATGGCCCAGGCTTCGGATGGCCTTTCCCCTCTGCAGCTCTCAGGGCAGCTCAACAGCCTGCCCTGCTCGCTGACCTTCCGCCAGGAGGAAACCATCAGCATCATCCGGCTCATCGAGCAG GCCCGGCACGCCACCTACGGCATCCGCAAGTGCTTCCTCTTCCTGCTGCAGTGCCAGCTGACGCTTGTGGTCATCCAG TTCCTCTCTTGCCTCGTCCAGCTGCCGCCAATCCTGAGCACCACCGACATCCTGTGGCTGTCCTGTTTTTGCTACCCTCTGCTCAG CATCTCTCTGCTGGGAAAGCCCCCACATAGCTCCATCATGTCTATGGCAACGGGGAAGAACCTTCAGTCCATTCCTAAGAAG ACCCAGCACTACTTCCTGCTGTGCTTCTTGCTGAAGTTCAGCCTCACCATCAGCTCGTGCCTCATCTGCTTTGCCTTCACACTGCAGAGCTTTTGCGACAGGTCCCGGGCCCGCAACCTCACCAACTGCTCCTCCATCATGCTGCCCAG CCACGCCGACGCAGCCCCAGCCTGGTTTCGTGACTTCGCCAACGGGCTGCTGTCGGCTCAGAAACTCGCCGCTGCCCTGATTGTCCTACACACTG TCTTCATCTCCATCACCCACGTGCACCGCACCAAGCCCCTGTGGAGGAAGAGCCCCCTGACGAACCTGTGGTGGGCCGTGACCGTGCCTGTGGT GCTGCTGGGGCAGGTGGCCCAGACGGCAGTGGACCTGCAGCTGTGGACACACAGGGACAGCCGTGTCCACTTCGGCCTGGAGGACGTGCCTCTGCTGACGTGGCTCCTGGGTTGCCTGTCCCTGGTCCTCGTGGTGGTCACCAATGAGGTCGTGAAGCTGCATGAGATCCG GGTCCGCGTCCGCTACCAGAAGCGACAGAAGCTGCAGTTTGAAACTAAGCTGGGCATGAACTCTCCCTTCTGA